In Halorhabdus tiamatea SARL4B, a genomic segment contains:
- a CDS encoding MGMT family protein has protein sequence MEPAGIYARAIDYLDRYVQVGLAGDRIIAVSFPETPANDAATDHPLLDRLEAYFEGEPVSFESETVALTMATDHRDVLETLRSVPYGEGITVEALTRMTPGLDPDAEADVRLVRSALAENPVPLVVPDHRVRDGPSGAPPGVEQKLRSIEGLA, from the coding sequence ATGGAGCCAGCAGGCATCTACGCGCGGGCGATCGACTATCTCGATCGATACGTCCAGGTCGGCCTCGCGGGTGACCGGATCATCGCGGTCTCGTTCCCGGAGACGCCAGCCAACGACGCGGCGACGGATCATCCGCTCCTCGATCGGTTGGAAGCGTACTTCGAGGGTGAACCAGTCTCGTTCGAATCGGAGACCGTCGCGCTGACGATGGCGACCGACCACCGGGACGTTTTGGAAACGCTTCGATCAGTCCCCTACGGGGAAGGAATTACCGTCGAGGCACTCACGCGCATGACGCCCGGGCTCGATCCCGACGCTGAGGCGGACGTCCGGCTCGTTCGATCGGCGCTCGCCGAAAACCCCGTCCCACTGGTCGTTCCCGATCATCGCGTTCGCGATGGTCCGAGCGGGGCACCGCCGGGGGTCGAACAAAAACTCCGGTCGATCGAAGGGCTCGCCTGA